In Dyadobacter sp. NIV53, a single window of DNA contains:
- a CDS encoding YciI family protein — protein MEEFLLIFRRDLITREAQPSPEEMQSSIKPWQDWLGGIAAQNKLARPLQRWDGEGRVVQQNRNVINGPYAEIKESIGGLIIIKAADYNEAAEIAKGCPILQLGGSVEIRKAVSANS, from the coding sequence ATGGAAGAATTCCTTTTAATATTTCGAAGAGACTTAATAACCCGGGAAGCGCAGCCTTCACCTGAGGAAATGCAATCGTCAATAAAACCCTGGCAGGATTGGCTGGGTGGCATTGCGGCTCAAAACAAACTGGCAAGGCCGTTACAGCGATGGGACGGAGAGGGCAGGGTTGTACAGCAAAACAGGAATGTAATTAACGGTCCTTATGCTGAAATTAAGGAATCAATTGGTGGCCTGATCATCATTAAAGCTGCTGATTATAATGAAGCTGCTGAAATTGCCAAAGGCTGTCCTATCCTGCAATTGGGCGGCAGTGTAGAAATAAGAAAGGCCGTTTCGGCAAATAGTTAA
- a CDS encoding carboxymuconolactone decarboxylase family protein produces MEQRINVQEKGQNALKMLFGMGGYLKKSPVEQNLLELVYFRVSQINGCAYCLDMHSKDLRAKGETEQRLYGLTAWHETSYYTDRERAALAWAEAVTKCQVPDAVYNEVKNQFSEEELIDLTFAVNNINTWNRLNLAFPNEPGTYKVGQFG; encoded by the coding sequence ATGGAACAAAGGATTAACGTACAGGAAAAAGGCCAGAACGCATTAAAAATGCTATTTGGAATGGGCGGATATTTGAAAAAATCACCGGTTGAACAAAACCTTCTGGAGCTGGTTTATTTCAGGGTATCTCAAATAAATGGCTGTGCATATTGTCTGGATATGCATTCGAAAGATCTGCGCGCAAAAGGGGAAACCGAACAACGATTATATGGACTGACCGCCTGGCATGAAACTTCCTATTATACTGATCGCGAAAGAGCCGCTTTGGCCTGGGCAGAAGCCGTTACTAAATGCCAGGTGCCGGATGCGGTTTACAACGAAGTGAAAAATCAGTTTTCGGAAGAGGAGTTAATTGACCTAACTTTTGCAGTTAACAATATCAATACCTGGAACCGTCTTAATCTCGCATTTCCCAATGAACCAGGCACGTATAAAGTGGGGCAGTTTGGATAA
- a CDS encoding DUF1304 family protein, translating to MNAKPYLNPLTKWLIIIVINVHLMFFILEAIFWMVPEIHNILLGFLNNPVSLEYPVQALVLKNLFINQGFYNLFLVFAGLEGLYLVNKEKYSSGYALLLFLCFSGTGAGIVLAFSTKAYILAFLQAVPALITFLRIYPLYKASEVR from the coding sequence ATGAATGCAAAACCCTACTTAAATCCTCTTACAAAATGGTTAATAATCATTGTAATCAATGTCCATCTGATGTTCTTTATATTAGAAGCTATTTTTTGGATGGTGCCTGAAATTCACAATATTCTGCTCGGTTTTTTGAATAATCCCGTTTCGCTGGAATATCCTGTACAAGCATTGGTATTGAAAAATCTGTTTATTAACCAGGGCTTTTATAATTTATTTTTAGTATTCGCCGGGCTGGAAGGTCTGTATCTGGTAAATAAAGAAAAATATTCCAGTGGTTATGCATTGCTTTTATTTCTGTGCTTTTCAGGTACAGGAGCCGGTATTGTGTTGGCATTCAGCACAAAAGCTTATATTCTGGCATTTTTACAGGCTGTTCCGGCTTTGATCACCTTTTTGAGAATTTATCCACTTTATAAGGCTTCCGAGGTGAGATAA
- a CDS encoding helix-turn-helix domain-containing protein translates to MYEKKIPKDLTCGLNIAIEVIGGKWKANLLANINKGLRRPSELHRSIPQASARVLNQQLSELEFHGIIEKRIYPVLPPKVEYSLTEGGESILEVLFAMKSWGETYKNKFHELIQNEPAVK, encoded by the coding sequence ATGTACGAGAAAAAAATACCAAAAGATCTGACCTGCGGCTTAAATATTGCCATTGAGGTAATTGGCGGCAAATGGAAAGCCAATTTATTAGCCAACATCAATAAAGGACTCAGACGGCCGTCAGAACTGCACCGTTCTATTCCACAGGCATCGGCCAGGGTTTTGAATCAGCAACTTTCTGAATTGGAATTTCATGGTATTATAGAAAAAAGAATTTATCCGGTTCTGCCTCCGAAAGTGGAATATTCATTAACAGAAGGCGGTGAAAGTATATTAGAAGTTTTATTTGCCATGAAAAGCTGGGGTGAAACCTATAAAAATAAATTCCATGAATTGATTCAAAACGAGCCTGCGGTAAAATAA
- a CDS encoding SDR family oxidoreductase, translating into MKTIFITGASAGLGRSTAKLFQSKGWKVIATMRTPEKETELNQLENVTILPLDVTKINQIETTVKIALALGDIDVVFNNAGYGLIGPLESYSETQIRDQFETNFFGVIWVTQAFIPYFKEKRSGLFITTTSLCGLTSYPLSSIYNASKWALEGWSESMSYDLALFNIGIKTVAPGGIKSNYMNVMKVNEDNEYDTLMQRLTEGFTDGTLMEFSETIVIAEVVYLAATDEKDQLTYPAGNDAMRIYNKRLKDGPEVYRNTVAKYLNLESPYGVTAL; encoded by the coding sequence ATGAAAACGATATTCATTACCGGTGCATCAGCCGGACTAGGCAGAAGTACTGCAAAATTATTTCAATCAAAAGGCTGGAAAGTAATCGCGACCATGCGGACGCCTGAAAAGGAAACCGAACTTAATCAGCTCGAAAACGTAACCATATTGCCACTTGATGTTACCAAAATCAATCAAATTGAAACAACAGTAAAAATCGCACTTGCATTGGGAGATATAGACGTAGTCTTCAATAATGCCGGTTATGGACTGATCGGGCCATTGGAATCTTATTCCGAAACACAGATCAGGGATCAGTTTGAAACCAATTTCTTTGGCGTAATTTGGGTTACTCAGGCTTTTATTCCCTATTTCAAGGAAAAAAGAAGCGGCCTTTTTATTACAACAACTTCTCTTTGCGGGTTAACCAGTTATCCGCTTTCTTCGATCTATAACGCATCAAAATGGGCACTTGAAGGATGGAGCGAAAGTATGTCATACGATCTTGCTTTATTTAATATCGGTATTAAAACGGTAGCGCCTGGCGGTATCAAAAGTAATTATATGAATGTGATGAAAGTAAACGAAGACAATGAGTATGATACCTTAATGCAAAGGCTGACAGAAGGGTTTACGGATGGTACATTAATGGAGTTTTCTGAAACAATAGTAATTGCTGAGGTGGTTTACCTGGCAGCAACAGATGAAAAAGACCAGCTGACTTATCCGGCCGGAAATGATGCCATGAGGATTTACAATAAAAGGCTGAAAGATGGCCCCGAAGTTTACCGCAATACAGTAGCAAAATACCTGAATCTCGAAAGTCCGTATGGCGTTACTGCGTTGTAA
- a CDS encoding malectin domain-containing carbohydrate-binding protein: protein MKLNLPALKTSLLGLVFLFYLPASFAQNWEQTFKAVASDRNSLTAGGGIVTTEYSRNVTLSGDYTAASGIPKEGPTVYVSKKINGKWVQIQKILAPEPGDFGMTLAMDGDYLLVGNGLATFIYKKNLGGEDNWGYLKKLVSIFPAGASIAIKGNYAIVGAPGDSTDIAGTNYMKGAGSAFIFSKDAGGTDNWGQIKKIVAPNRVVNDYFGSKVSLSTHHAMIGSYNIASIHQQTKGGTDNWGLIQEIVLPPTDYEYLTSHPVSITEDYAIIGMPHNKLPEVSNYAVLSGYVTILKNNHNSNESWAEIQKIGPPSPQPYGFFGIAVAIDGDYIVVGEDQYEEVYFGVAHIFQKDTSNPDVWNLNKTLNPIATAYSRTFGNTVDIDGDRAIVGDNGSAYLFQKNTGGANTWGQEKRLVIMRPNPGDQYGSAVAISGNYAIVGALNDDMDIDNDNYVASAGSAYILVKNGNNWQTVKKLVGLPREEDTNFGLSVAIYDTLAVVGAPYEGQNSSTGALYVYSKNQGGANNWGLVTKLSLPVTGDYQFGYSVFINNSYIAVGVLGDHSINSSGTTISNSGAVYLYQKNHAVPGSWSMIKKVIASSPAYGDHFGASVSMSGDYLLVGAPDNDYDVTKKIFLVNSGSAYLYGKNIGGENNWGQIEKITSDARKENGKFGSVVSMSGDYALITSKGVSGSATIYKKDAGGIGNWGILKKLVAEGGNAPISFGYDASLTDAYAVVGAPGGSGSAYIFKKNLGGTNNWGLQHLITASVPASGDRFGAAVSADGNNILIGAPDEDEDGEEKNTLFNAGSVYFFHNSGDDTEPIASVRINSGGEAFTTSDDRTFGADQYFSGTTKTAAITPGDIQNTTDDELYRDARFGSSFSYKIPVTNGRLNVVLHFAETYWGAGGRGGTNGLHRRHFNVDVEGIRKLTNYDIFASAGGAMRAVQETFAVTVFDGILNIDFMAGNADNPIISAIEILPVQQVTFSPVADASVRSTPYSGTNYGYDSSLEVKSGSTESYIRNAYLKFPLTDLGRIGSAKLRLYGSNAQNSTGVNLAVYSVNNDTWKENTIVYSNAPSLSRKLGSVIVDTNAKYYEIDVTDFVKQQAGGDKTASFVLSNPDKQNSLVVLNSRENTENQPQLIVEYSTVADVAVRSGQEDFVDEERISSSIVYPNPVKKQFTVEVSDRHVGKVDLYLNSVSGQSYQIKQSGSKISESVIEADISSEQLSEGIYLLRIQSSSFTEVVKILVMEK, encoded by the coding sequence ATGAAATTAAATTTACCTGCTCTTAAAACAAGTCTTCTTGGCTTGGTTTTTCTATTTTATTTACCCGCCTCTTTTGCTCAGAATTGGGAACAAACTTTTAAAGCTGTTGCAAGCGACCGAAATTCTTTAACCGCAGGGGGTGGAATTGTAACTACCGAATATTCAAGGAATGTAACTCTTTCAGGTGATTACACTGCGGCATCAGGAATTCCAAAGGAAGGACCAACAGTTTATGTATCAAAAAAAATAAACGGCAAATGGGTTCAGATTCAAAAGATACTTGCTCCTGAACCTGGTGATTTCGGAATGACTCTGGCCATGGATGGCGACTATCTACTAGTTGGTAATGGATTGGCCACTTTTATCTATAAAAAGAATTTGGGAGGCGAGGATAACTGGGGATATTTAAAAAAACTTGTGAGCATATTTCCGGCTGGGGCCTCAATAGCCATTAAGGGTAATTATGCAATTGTTGGTGCTCCCGGTGATAGCACCGATATCGCCGGAACAAATTATATGAAGGGTGCCGGATCTGCATTTATATTTAGTAAAGATGCAGGCGGCACGGATAACTGGGGCCAGATCAAAAAGATCGTAGCACCAAATCGTGTTGTGAATGACTACTTTGGCTCAAAAGTTTCTCTTAGTACGCACCACGCTATGATTGGTTCATATAATATTGCAAGCATTCATCAGCAAACCAAAGGTGGAACCGATAACTGGGGCCTGATCCAGGAAATTGTTCTTCCTCCAACTGATTACGAATATTTAACGAGTCATCCGGTTTCTATTACGGAGGATTATGCAATAATTGGTATGCCCCACAATAAGTTGCCGGAAGTGAGTAATTATGCTGTTTTATCAGGTTATGTTACTATCTTAAAAAATAACCATAATAGTAATGAAAGCTGGGCTGAAATACAGAAAATCGGTCCGCCAAGCCCTCAGCCCTACGGTTTTTTTGGAATCGCAGTTGCCATAGATGGTGATTACATTGTTGTAGGCGAAGATCAGTATGAAGAAGTTTATTTTGGTGTTGCTCATATATTTCAAAAAGACACTTCTAATCCGGATGTCTGGAATTTGAATAAAACATTAAATCCGATTGCTACTGCTTATAGCCGGACATTTGGTAATACGGTTGATATTGATGGCGATCGGGCTATAGTAGGAGATAATGGTTCAGCTTACCTTTTTCAAAAAAATACAGGTGGGGCAAATACATGGGGACAGGAGAAACGTTTGGTTATTATGAGGCCCAACCCAGGTGATCAGTATGGCTCGGCAGTTGCTATTAGTGGTAACTATGCCATAGTAGGAGCACTGAACGATGATATGGATATAGATAATGATAATTATGTAGCTTCTGCGGGTTCCGCTTATATTCTTGTCAAAAATGGAAATAACTGGCAAACCGTTAAGAAACTGGTTGGGTTACCTAGAGAGGAGGACACTAATTTTGGACTTTCTGTGGCAATTTATGATACACTTGCTGTGGTAGGAGCACCTTATGAGGGCCAGAATTCGAGTACAGGTGCTCTTTATGTATATTCTAAAAATCAGGGAGGGGCTAATAATTGGGGACTTGTGACGAAACTGTCCCTGCCGGTAACTGGTGATTACCAGTTTGGGTATTCCGTTTTTATTAATAACAGTTATATAGCTGTCGGGGTTTTGGGCGACCATAGTATTAATTCTTCCGGTACTACTATTTCTAACTCCGGGGCAGTTTATCTTTATCAGAAAAATCATGCAGTTCCTGGCAGCTGGAGCATGATCAAAAAAGTGATTGCATCTTCACCTGCATATGGAGATCATTTTGGAGCCAGTGTTTCTATGAGCGGTGATTATCTTTTGGTTGGGGCACCGGATAATGATTATGATGTTACTAAGAAAATCTTTCTGGTTAATTCAGGCAGTGCCTATCTGTATGGAAAAAATATTGGAGGAGAAAATAACTGGGGCCAGATAGAAAAGATTACCAGCGATGCACGAAAAGAAAACGGAAAATTTGGATCGGTTGTATCCATGAGCGGTGACTATGCACTGATCACATCCAAAGGCGTATCTGGTTCAGCCACAATTTATAAAAAAGATGCAGGTGGTATTGGTAACTGGGGTATATTGAAAAAGCTGGTTGCAGAAGGTGGAAATGCGCCGATATCGTTTGGTTACGATGCATCACTTACTGACGCCTATGCAGTAGTCGGAGCTCCTGGCGGTTCCGGTTCAGCATATATTTTCAAAAAAAATCTGGGTGGAACAAATAACTGGGGATTACAGCATTTAATCACTGCTTCGGTTCCTGCGTCTGGTGACCGCTTTGGTGCTGCAGTATCAGCGGATGGGAATAATATACTGATCGGGGCACCTGATGAAGATGAGGACGGGGAGGAAAAAAACACTTTGTTCAACGCCGGTTCGGTATATTTTTTCCACAACTCAGGAGACGATACGGAGCCGATAGCCAGTGTACGGATCAATTCCGGAGGAGAAGCTTTCACTACCTCAGACGATCGTACTTTTGGTGCCGACCAGTATTTTAGTGGCACTACAAAAACTGCGGCAATTACTCCCGGCGACATCCAGAATACCACAGATGACGAACTGTATCGAGATGCACGCTTCGGATCTTCTTTCAGTTATAAGATACCTGTTACAAATGGCAGGTTAAATGTAGTGCTTCATTTTGCTGAAACATACTGGGGAGCAGGTGGAAGAGGTGGCACGAACGGACTCCACCGCCGACACTTTAATGTCGATGTTGAGGGCATTCGCAAACTAACCAACTATGATATTTTCGCATCAGCCGGTGGTGCCATGCGTGCCGTACAGGAAACATTTGCGGTGACAGTATTTGATGGTATACTGAACATAGATTTTATGGCCGGTAATGCTGACAATCCTATTATCTCCGCTATCGAAATTCTTCCTGTACAACAGGTAACTTTCAGTCCGGTTGCTGATGCATCTGTCCGCAGTACACCATATTCCGGTACCAATTACGGTTATGACTCTAGTCTTGAAGTTAAATCCGGGAGCACTGAGAGTTATATCCGCAATGCTTATCTTAAATTTCCTTTAACGGATTTGGGCCGGATTGGATCTGCTAAATTGCGTTTATACGGGTCAAACGCCCAGAATTCAACTGGTGTCAACTTAGCAGTTTACAGTGTTAATAATGATACATGGAAAGAAAATACGATTGTTTACAGCAACGCTCCGTCACTTTCACGTAAACTGGGATCTGTGATTGTCGATACCAATGCCAAATATTATGAGATCGATGTGACGGATTTTGTTAAACAGCAGGCAGGCGGAGATAAAACTGCAAGTTTTGTTTTATCAAATCCTGACAAACAGAATAGTCTTGTAGTGCTCAACAGCCGAGAAAATACTGAAAATCAGCCGCAGCTTATAGTTGAATATTCGACGGTTGCTGATGTGGCTGTAAGGAGCGGGCAGGAAGATTTTGTAGATGAAGAACGGATAAGCTCGTCGATAGTGTATCCTAATCCGGTCAAAAAGCAATTTACAGTAGAAGTATCAGATCGCCATGTAGGTAAGGTGGACCTATATCTGAACAGTGTTTCAGGCCAGTCATATCAGATAAAACAATCGGGATCAAAGATATCTGAATCGGTAATTGAAGCGGATATTTCTTCTGAACAATTATCAGAAGGTATTTATTTATTAAGAATTCAGTCATCCTCTTTTACAGAAGTTGTTAAAATACTGGTGATGGAAAAATAA
- a CDS encoding FAD/NAD(P)-binding protein codes for MTTKKLKKRIAILGGGPSGLFVFKRLVESNQTDFEVDIFESKKQLGAGMPYSSDGANIEHVTNVSDNEIPEIVISIADWVQALPDEILSRFNIEKEKFNEYKVLPRLFFGMYLSSQFDLLLKKAEKAGIKTKVHYGCKVTDIEDLRDGKKVRIEIEETGTAEFDCVIVCTGHKWPVKNEGKIPGYFDSPYPPAKLNLQLNHPVAIKGSSLTAIDAIRTLARNNGTFHQEKDGKVSFEPSADSPNFKLVMHSRSGMLPAIRFHLEEPLLSTDSLLSREELDEHISRNGGFLSLDFIFEKDFKDLFIGKDPDFHAFIKDLSMEEFVEAMMGKREKMEPFELFRAEYKEAEKSIKRRESVYWKEMLAVLSFAMNYPAKYLSAEDMLRLQKVLMPLISIVIAFAPQSSCDELLALNDAGKLDIVSVGDDSRVEPEKTGGVTYHYTDETEQDLSVRFETFVDCVGQPHLDFEAFPFKGLVKNKTISPALIKFKSVDKGSAAMAKGNKDVTQEVNGDYYLKVPGITINDNFQIVDRAGVANNRVYIMAVPYIGGFNPDYSGLDFCEQASTSIVESILEISK; via the coding sequence ATGACAACGAAAAAATTGAAGAAGCGTATTGCCATCCTGGGAGGTGGCCCGAGTGGATTATTTGTTTTTAAGAGACTGGTAGAATCCAACCAGACCGATTTTGAAGTTGACATTTTCGAGTCCAAAAAACAATTGGGGGCGGGTATGCCATACAGTTCGGATGGTGCTAATATTGAACACGTTACGAACGTATCTGATAATGAAATTCCTGAAATTGTAATCTCTATTGCAGATTGGGTACAAGCCTTGCCGGACGAAATACTGTCCAGATTTAACATTGAAAAAGAGAAGTTTAATGAATATAAAGTTTTACCACGTTTGTTTTTTGGCATGTATCTGTCATCACAGTTTGATTTGTTACTAAAAAAAGCTGAAAAAGCGGGTATTAAAACGAAGGTTCATTATGGCTGTAAAGTAACTGATATTGAGGATTTGCGTGATGGTAAAAAAGTGCGGATTGAAATAGAAGAAACCGGGACTGCGGAGTTCGATTGTGTAATTGTTTGTACAGGCCACAAATGGCCGGTCAAAAATGAAGGTAAAATTCCTGGCTATTTTGATTCACCCTATCCACCGGCAAAGCTTAATTTACAACTGAATCATCCTGTTGCGATTAAGGGTTCTTCCCTCACTGCCATTGATGCGATACGTACACTTGCCAGAAATAACGGTACATTTCATCAGGAAAAAGATGGTAAAGTTTCATTCGAACCATCAGCCGATTCTCCTAATTTTAAGTTGGTCATGCACTCCAGAAGTGGCATGCTGCCTGCAATCCGTTTTCACCTGGAAGAACCACTGCTATCAACAGACTCTTTGCTTAGCCGTGAAGAACTGGATGAACACATATCCAGGAATGGAGGGTTTTTGTCACTTGATTTTATTTTTGAAAAAGACTTCAAAGACTTATTTATCGGAAAGGATCCTGATTTTCATGCTTTTATTAAAGATCTCAGCATGGAGGAATTTGTGGAAGCTATGATGGGCAAGCGCGAAAAAATGGAGCCGTTTGAACTTTTCAGAGCTGAATACAAGGAAGCGGAGAAATCCATTAAAAGGAGGGAATCTGTTTATTGGAAGGAAATGCTCGCTGTACTTAGTTTTGCCATGAATTATCCTGCTAAATATTTGTCGGCAGAGGACATGCTCCGGCTCCAGAAGGTACTAATGCCATTGATTTCCATAGTAATTGCGTTTGCGCCTCAAAGTTCATGTGACGAATTGCTTGCATTGAACGATGCCGGGAAACTGGACATTGTTTCGGTTGGAGACGATAGTCGGGTAGAACCTGAAAAAACAGGCGGGGTTACTTATCATTACACCGACGAAACAGAACAGGATTTATCAGTACGTTTTGAAACTTTTGTCGACTGTGTTGGCCAGCCGCACCTGGATTTTGAGGCATTTCCGTTCAAAGGCCTTGTAAAGAATAAAACGATTAGTCCGGCGCTGATCAAATTTAAGTCTGTGGACAAAGGAAGTGCCGCCATGGCAAAAGGTAATAAAGATGTAACACAGGAAGTAAATGGTGACTATTACTTAAAAGTACCCGGCATTACGATCAACGACAATTTTCAGATCGTCGACAGGGCAGGAGTTGCTAATAATCGTGTTTACATCATGGCAGTTCCCTACATTGGCGGTTTCAATCCCGATTATTCCGGATTAGATTTTTGCGAGCAGGCCTCCACCAGTATTGTCGAAAGCATTCTGGAAATCTCAAAATAA